One Staphylococcus ratti DNA segment encodes these proteins:
- a CDS encoding tandem-type lipoprotein — protein MSKRKRDFMRLKKVAVFILGLTITMTVLSSCGFNKREKVEAELQESLSVYPTKNLEDFYDKEGYRDANFSKEDKGVWTIYTAIDKKNEQDELDSEGVILHINRNSRTSEGEYFVEKGMKDVRKDVKKRYPITVKNGKLRLKDSNVDPRIKEKVENFELFVQFGKLNDLKQYEFKNFSYNPELPNYLLMYNLNPNDSNLKEIEQRYNLKTKSAPELIFEGRGDVKSDVGGSNTVTYTLDDVDSCFLTSAVGYRPERYTK, from the coding sequence ATGTCAAAAAGAAAGCGGGACTTTATGAGGCTGAAAAAAGTAGCGGTATTTATATTAGGACTGACAATCACAATGACAGTATTAAGTAGTTGTGGTTTTAACAAAAGAGAAAAAGTAGAAGCAGAATTACAAGAGTCGTTATCTGTTTATCCGACGAAGAATTTAGAGGATTTCTACGATAAAGAAGGTTATAGAGACGCCAATTTCAGTAAAGAGGATAAAGGTGTATGGACCATTTACACGGCTATAGATAAAAAGAATGAACAGGATGAACTTGACAGTGAGGGGGTAATTTTACATATAAACAGAAATTCTCGGACAAGTGAAGGAGAATATTTTGTAGAAAAAGGAATGAAAGACGTTAGAAAAGATGTAAAAAAAAGATATCCAATCACAGTGAAAAACGGTAAGTTACGCTTAAAAGATTCTAACGTTGACCCACGTATTAAGGAAAAAGTCGAAAATTTTGAGCTCTTTGTTCAGTTTGGAAAGTTAAACGATCTAAAACAATATGAATTTAAAAACTTCAGTTATAATCCTGAATTGCCAAATTATCTTCTTATGTATAATTTGAATCCGAATGATAGTAACTTAAAAGAAATAGAGCAACGATATAATCTTAAAACTAAAAGTGCCCCTGAGCTTATATTTGAAGGAAGAGGAGACGTAAAAAGTGATGTTGGAGGATCTAATACCGTAACGTATACATTAGATGATGTTGATAGTTGTTTTTTAACTAGTGCAGTAGGATACAGACCAGAGAGATATACCAAATAA
- a CDS encoding arylamine N-acetyltransferase family protein — translation MKHKGLEYYLNIDETRFTAPTREALDMYTEHFIRKVPFENIDVQNGVSISVEIAAIYDKVVNRQRGGFCYELNTLYRHYLVEKGFRAFNVSATVHTPDGGRSLPGSHMSTVVEIEGHYYIADVGFGERPLHVMPLLPQNQAQVVEDTMGIFRAVFVDDTYDRFEVQKWDSEAWKTKYEGDLTPKQLADFAENLVYNQTNPNSIFVKQLIVTKPTEKGHVTMSQHHLTLTEEGQKYKKEITPDNYRTLLKKYFNIDSVIHRLEGPYK, via the coding sequence ATGAAGCATAAAGGTTTGGAATATTATTTAAATATAGACGAAACGCGTTTTACTGCCCCAACACGTGAAGCACTTGATATGTACACGGAACACTTTATACGCAAGGTGCCGTTTGAAAATATTGATGTTCAAAATGGTGTCAGCATATCGGTAGAGATTGCCGCAATTTATGATAAAGTGGTCAACCGTCAACGGGGTGGTTTTTGTTATGAACTGAATACGTTATATCGCCATTACTTAGTTGAAAAAGGGTTTCGTGCATTCAATGTTTCTGCCACTGTGCATACGCCTGACGGTGGGCGTAGTTTACCTGGTTCTCATATGTCTACCGTGGTCGAGATAGAGGGGCATTATTATATCGCTGATGTGGGCTTTGGCGAACGTCCGCTACATGTTATGCCATTATTGCCTCAAAATCAGGCACAAGTAGTTGAAGATACTATGGGAATATTTAGAGCGGTTTTTGTTGATGATACATATGATCGGTTTGAAGTTCAAAAATGGGACAGTGAGGCTTGGAAGACGAAATACGAAGGGGATTTAACGCCTAAACAATTAGCTGATTTTGCGGAGAACTTAGTATATAATCAGACGAATCCTAATTCTATTTTTGTGAAACAACTCATCGTCACAAAACCTACAGAAAAAGGTCACGTAACTATGTCACAGCATCATTTAACGCTTACTGAAGAGGGGCAAAAATACAAAAAGGAAATAACACCAGACAATTATCGTACATTGTTAAAAAAGTACTTTAATATAGATAGTGTCATTCATCGGTTAGAAGGACCTTATAAATAA
- a CDS encoding metal ABC transporter solute-binding protein, Zn/Mn family, with protein MKKRILAFLTIAVVSILLVACGQSGKQSSSSDKLQVKTTVFPIESFIKQIGGDHVEVESIYPKGTDLHSYEPSQKDILDASKSDLFVYTGDNLDPVAKKVAGAIKEDDKKLSLESHLNKNDLLKDEHDDEDEAHEHDHEHGDEAHDHDADHEEHDHEAHNHGMYDPHIWLDPKMNETMVKAIRDELSKKDPSHKAEYKKNADKLLKELDGIDQDMKKATEGHQGDTLYVSHESLGYLAKHYGFKQQGVQNMNAEDPSQKELTNIVKAIKASKTKYILYEENVSNKVTDTIRQETDAQPLKFNNMESVSKSQSEDATYQSLMKENIKNIEKALNK; from the coding sequence ATGAAGAAACGTATTTTAGCTTTTTTAACTATTGCAGTCGTAAGCATACTTTTAGTCGCATGTGGTCAATCTGGAAAACAATCCTCTTCTAGCGATAAACTCCAAGTAAAAACAACCGTATTTCCGATTGAATCATTTATTAAACAAATTGGTGGCGACCATGTTGAAGTCGAATCCATTTATCCAAAAGGAACAGACTTACATAGTTATGAACCGTCACAAAAGGATATTTTAGATGCAAGTAAATCAGACTTGTTTGTTTATACGGGGGATAATTTAGATCCAGTCGCTAAAAAAGTTGCAGGTGCGATTAAAGAAGATGACAAAAAATTATCACTTGAATCGCATTTAAATAAAAATGATTTATTGAAAGATGAGCATGATGACGAAGATGAAGCACATGAGCATGACCACGAACATGGGGATGAAGCGCATGATCACGATGCGGACCATGAAGAACATGATCATGAAGCGCACAACCATGGAATGTATGACCCACACATTTGGTTAGATCCAAAAATGAATGAAACGATGGTTAAAGCCATTCGTGATGAATTAAGTAAAAAAGATCCAAGTCATAAAGCAGAGTATAAGAAAAATGCAGATAAATTATTAAAAGAACTCGATGGCATCGACCAAGATATGAAAAAAGCAACAGAAGGCCACCAAGGGGATACATTGTATGTTTCACATGAATCTTTAGGCTATCTTGCGAAACATTATGGATTTAAACAACAAGGTGTTCAAAATATGAATGCTGAAGACCCATCACAAAAAGAACTGACAAACATTGTGAAAGCTATTAAAGCTTCCAAAACAAAATACATTTTGTATGAAGAAAATGTATCCAATAAAGTCACAGATACGATTCGTCAAGAAACAGACGCACAACCATTGAAATTCAACAATATGGAATCCGTGTCTAAATCACAAAGTGAAGATGCCACATATCAATCTTTAATGAAAGAAAATATTAAAAATATTGAAAAAGCCTTAAATAAATAA
- a CDS encoding tandem-type lipoprotein produces MKIKIVTLLLVLLITLSGCGFNKREDVEAELQESLSVYPTKNLEDFYDKEGYRDINFSKEDKGVWTIYTSISKENEYGRSNIEGVVLHINRNSRTSEGEYFVEKGMKDVRKDVEKRYPITMKNGKLHLKNSNVDPRIKEKVENFELFVQFGNLKKLNQYEFKDFSYNNELPNYFLSYTLNQNDDNLKEIGKRLNIKIGKNPDLTFEGRGDVKSDVGGSNSITYTLDDADDCIFTSFVSYRPERYIK; encoded by the coding sequence ATGAAGATAAAAATAGTCACTCTACTATTAGTCTTATTAATTACATTAAGTGGTTGTGGTTTCAACAAAAGAGAAGACGTAGAAGCAGAATTACAAGAGTCTTTATCTGTTTATCCGACGAAGAATTTAGAGGATTTCTACGATAAAGAAGGTTATAGAGATATCAATTTTAGTAAAGAGGATAAAGGTGTTTGGACAATCTATACTTCAATATCTAAAGAAAATGAATATGGTAGGTCTAATATTGAAGGAGTGGTCTTGCATATAAATCGAAATTCTCGAACAAGTGAAGGAGAATATTTTGTAGAAAAAGGAATGAAAGACGTTAGAAAAGATGTTGAAAAAAGATATCCTATCACAATGAAAAACGGTAAGTTACATTTAAAAAATTCTAACGTTGATCCCCGTATCAAAGAAAAAGTTGAAAATTTTGAACTCTTTGTTCAGTTTGGGAATTTAAAAAAATTGAATCAATATGAATTTAAAGATTTTAGTTATAATAATGAACTCCCCAATTATTTTCTTAGTTATACTCTAAATCAAAATGATGACAATTTGAAAGAAATAGGAAAGCGACTCAATATTAAAATAGGAAAGAACCCTGATCTTACATTTGAGGGAAGAGGAGACGTAAAAAGTGATGTTGGAGGATCTAATAGTATCACTTATACATTAGATGATGCAGATGACTGTATTTTCACGAGTTTTGTAAGTTATAGACCAGAGAGATACATTAAATGA
- a CDS encoding MFS transporter: MNSIHYHWITFVLFITGLLVMFSLYSTITTGTTIAQDFSVPVSDAPLPSMAFSFAFAIGCLIYGILSDKFGRKRIMLYGLIAHTLFTLMSVFSTTFMMFVILRACQGLAAAAYAPIIIAYISDLFPEKKRITATSFMTMGFLFAGIFGQVISEMIASAYGWRMIFLFLGNCYGILAVVNIWLLPQAPFQETAVQFRDFGRNVKAVFRNPTLILCYIIAFFLLMTFINVYVIVGESVMLKDGHGIQTIVAVSKFFGVLGILISVTAGRLSEHYSVSKVLVGALSITVLSIVLMAFNTSVLGYILLSVMFGMGIGFSLPTLISKVVLSIRENKGFYITLNTFVIFFGTAVAPITLGFAQRSSAWATQFLMLAAMMGIGLVASLIILIRDRRKKIEVT, from the coding sequence ATGAATAGCATCCACTATCATTGGATAACATTTGTATTATTTATTACGGGGCTTTTAGTCATGTTTAGTTTATACAGCACGATTACGACAGGTACCACGATTGCACAAGATTTTTCGGTGCCTGTATCGGATGCACCTTTGCCAAGCATGGCTTTTTCATTCGCTTTTGCGATAGGGTGTTTAATATATGGGATACTTTCGGATAAATTTGGTCGTAAGCGTATTATGTTATACGGTTTAATTGCGCATACACTTTTCACACTTATGTCTGTTTTTTCGACGACATTTATGATGTTTGTCATTTTGCGAGCCTGCCAAGGTCTTGCTGCTGCAGCTTATGCGCCGATTATTATTGCTTATATTTCCGATTTGTTCCCTGAAAAGAAACGAATTACAGCAACAAGTTTTATGACGATGGGCTTTTTATTTGCCGGCATATTTGGCCAAGTCATTAGTGAAATGATAGCCAGTGCCTATGGTTGGCGTATGATTTTCTTATTTTTAGGGAATTGTTACGGTATTTTAGCGGTTGTGAACATCTGGCTTTTACCACAAGCGCCGTTTCAAGAGACAGCAGTCCAGTTTAGAGATTTTGGACGTAATGTCAAAGCGGTTTTTCGCAATCCAACACTTATACTTTGTTACATTATTGCGTTTTTCTTACTAATGACATTTATTAACGTTTACGTCATTGTCGGAGAGAGTGTCATGCTGAAAGATGGGCATGGTATTCAAACCATTGTTGCAGTGAGCAAGTTTTTCGGTGTTTTAGGCATTTTAATTTCTGTCACTGCAGGACGACTTTCGGAACATTATTCGGTGTCAAAAGTGCTCGTCGGTGCACTATCAATTACAGTACTTTCCATTGTTTTAATGGCATTTAATACAAGTGTTTTAGGTTACATTCTTCTAAGTGTCATGTTTGGAATGGGTATTGGCTTTTCGTTGCCAACATTGATTTCAAAAGTGGTACTGTCCATCCGTGAAAATAAAGGTTTCTATATTACATTGAACACGTTTGTCATCTTTTTTGGTACTGCGGTCGCTCCCATCACGTTAGGATTTGCGCAACGGTCATCGGCATGGGCGACACAATTTTTAATGCTTGCCGCTATGATGGGCATCGGCTTAGTGGCATCACTTATTATATTAATTAGAGACAGACGAAAAAAGATAGAAGTGACATAA
- a CDS encoding tandem-type lipoprotein → MKVTKTAILILGVMISMTVLSSCGFNKREEVEAELQESLSVYPTKNLEDFYDKEGYRDANFSKEDKGVWTIYTALYKTNEHGRLNTEGVILHINRNSRTSEGDYFIKKGMKDVRQDVEKRYPITMKNNKLVLKDSNVDPRIKEKVEKFKFFVQFGNLKKWNQYEFKDFSYNPELPNYLLMYNLNQNDDNLKEIEKRYGLKVKKNPKLIFKGRGEVKSDVGGSNKITYELDDADESYFTSIVGYRPERYIK, encoded by the coding sequence ATGAAGGTAACAAAAACGGCAATTTTGATATTAGGAGTGATGATTTCAATGACAGTATTAAGTAGTTGTGGTTTTAACAAAAGAGAAGAAGTAGAAGCAGAATTACAAGAGTCTTTATCTGTTTATCCGACGAAAAACCTAGAAGATTTTTACGATAAAGAAGGTTATAGGGATGCCAATTTCAGTAAAGAGGATAAAGGTGTATGGACCATTTACACGGCTCTATATAAAACAAATGAGCACGGAAGACTCAATACTGAAGGAGTAATTTTACATATTAATCGAAATTCTAGGACAAGTGAAGGAGATTATTTTATAAAGAAAGGAATGAAAGACGTTAGGCAAGATGTTGAAAAAAGATATCCTATCACAATGAAAAACAACAAGTTAGTTTTAAAAGATTCTAACGTTGACCCACGTATTAAGGAAAAAGTTGAAAAATTTAAGTTCTTTGTTCAATTTGGGAATTTAAAAAAATGGAATCAATATGAATTTAAAGACTTTAGTTATAATCCTGAATTGCCCAATTATCTTCTTATGTATAATTTAAATCAGAATGATGACAACTTAAAAGAAATAGAGAAACGATATGGTCTAAAAGTCAAAAAGAATCCTAAGCTTATATTCAAAGGAAGAGGAGAAGTTAAAAGTGATGTAGGAGGATCTAATAAAATCACTTATGAATTAGACGATGCAGATGAGAGTTATTTCACAAGTATTGTAGGCTATAGACCAGAGAGGTACATTAAATGA
- a CDS encoding alpha/beta hydrolase, translated as MKHFTPLVKVGLGATTALAVSLYTLNQLTPLPGVLLSKFLFNQPVKKAYIKQTMRDDACYDQIDKQVLSLYDVVYDSTEKTGQMDIFMPKGNQNTYPVLFWVHGGGYIGGDKSDFTPYMQLITSQGYTVININYALVPDARYPEPIYSLEKAYQSVQANAKAYKADMTRVAFGGDSAGGQIIGQFINIQVNEAYRQTTTFTQTVAPDTIKAAIFYSALLNTQRMDKTDDVMANMLFSRLAWAYFDDKNWRVSPKTMEASLTLNMDAHFPPSYITDAKHRSFEDQARHFVETMRRNNVPVEATFHDSALYHEYQFNMSLYESKMNYAKLIQFLKKHLTL; from the coding sequence ATGAAACATTTCACTCCTCTAGTTAAAGTTGGACTTGGCGCAACAACGGCCTTGGCTGTATCTCTATATACTTTAAATCAATTGACACCTTTGCCTGGCGTATTACTATCAAAATTTTTATTTAATCAGCCTGTTAAAAAAGCATACATTAAACAAACTATGCGTGATGACGCTTGTTATGACCAAATCGATAAACAAGTGCTATCACTTTATGATGTAGTCTACGATTCAACTGAAAAAACAGGTCAAATGGATATTTTTATGCCTAAAGGAAACCAAAACACTTATCCAGTGTTATTTTGGGTACATGGTGGTGGTTATATCGGTGGAGATAAATCAGATTTCACGCCTTATATGCAGTTGATTACTTCTCAAGGCTACACGGTCATTAATATTAATTATGCGCTTGTTCCTGATGCGCGCTATCCCGAACCCATTTATAGCTTGGAAAAGGCTTACCAATCGGTTCAAGCAAATGCCAAAGCCTATAAAGCAGATATGACACGTGTTGCTTTTGGTGGAGATTCTGCAGGGGGTCAGATTATAGGCCAGTTTATTAATATTCAAGTAAATGAAGCATACCGTCAGACAACAACATTTACCCAAACTGTCGCCCCAGACACTATTAAAGCCGCTATATTTTATTCTGCATTATTAAATACCCAGCGTATGGACAAAACGGATGATGTCATGGCAAATATGCTTTTTAGCCGATTGGCATGGGCTTATTTTGATGATAAAAATTGGCGCGTCAGTCCTAAAACGATGGAAGCAAGCCTCACACTTAATATGGATGCACATTTCCCTCCGAGTTATATTACTGATGCAAAACATCGTTCTTTCGAAGATCAAGCACGCCATTTTGTAGAAACTATGAGACGCAATAATGTTCCAGTGGAAGCCACATTCCACGATAGCGCGTTATATCATGAATATCAATTTAATATGTCACTCTATGAATCTAAAATGAATTACGCTAAACTCATCCAATTTTTAAAAAAGCATCTTACCCTATGA
- a CDS encoding acyltransferase family protein → MTQKELKRTKPVHTQKYLPGLDGFRAIAVIAIIIFHLNPQWLPGGFLGVDTFFVISGFLITSLLISEYDKTGKINLPAFWLRRVKRLIPAVLFMLAVVLTYTIFFEPDIILALKNDAIAAIFYVSNWWYIAQDVDYFNQFSIAPLKHLWSLAIEEQFYLFFPFILYMIFKLRKRQYTFIIFFIVSLISLALMIFLSSTTSSTARVYFGTDTRLQTLLLGAMLALIWPPFRLKQKVAMRLRTLIDLVGVLSFALLVVFILNVSEHDTWIYHGGFYLISFVTLFTIASVVHPSGFFAKFMGNPLFVAIGKRSYSLYLWHYPVIVLLHRHFVAGQLPYYVYIIDVVLMFVFAEISYRFIENPIRKNGFRAFSFKPNQVSRFMRLALILLLAVPSLLLLSGQADNLGKNHNTQKQTSFTNKKTAKPKTPPADENAKHVDSKHLAPLLIGDSVMVDIGNVFQKSVPNATIDGKVGRQLSEANALLTSQYRDFAKPNKDVVMQLGTNGAFTEEQVNQIIGDLGDAQIYFVNVRVPRDYEQNVNDSLKKAADKHENVHLIDWHKASSGHPEYFAYDGVHLEYAGQKALSNLIIDELKKQHSKN, encoded by the coding sequence ATGACACAAAAGGAATTAAAAAGAACGAAACCTGTTCATACTCAAAAGTATCTCCCTGGTCTCGACGGTTTTAGAGCGATTGCCGTCATCGCAATTATTATCTTCCATTTAAACCCTCAATGGTTGCCAGGTGGGTTTCTAGGTGTAGATACCTTTTTTGTAATTTCTGGTTTTTTGATTACATCATTGTTAATTTCTGAGTATGATAAGACTGGAAAAATCAACCTACCTGCGTTCTGGCTTCGCCGTGTGAAGCGTTTAATCCCTGCCGTGTTATTTATGTTGGCAGTTGTATTGACGTATACTATATTTTTCGAGCCTGATATTATATTAGCGTTAAAAAATGATGCCATCGCGGCTATATTTTACGTATCCAACTGGTGGTATATTGCACAAGATGTTGATTATTTTAATCAATTTTCTATCGCGCCCTTGAAACATTTATGGTCTTTGGCTATTGAAGAACAGTTTTATCTCTTCTTTCCATTTATTCTTTATATGATTTTCAAGTTGCGAAAAAGACAGTATACATTTATTATCTTTTTTATCGTTTCGCTCATTTCGTTAGCTTTAATGATTTTCTTATCAAGTACAACCAGCAGCACAGCCCGCGTTTATTTCGGCACAGATACGCGACTTCAAACCTTATTATTAGGTGCGATGCTTGCACTCATTTGGCCACCTTTTAGATTAAAACAAAAAGTTGCAATGCGGTTACGTACGTTGATTGATCTCGTAGGCGTACTCAGTTTTGCGCTTCTCGTCGTTTTTATTTTAAATGTAAGCGAACATGATACATGGATTTATCATGGCGGTTTTTACTTAATCTCTTTTGTAACGTTATTTACAATTGCAAGTGTTGTACATCCATCCGGATTTTTTGCAAAATTCATGGGGAATCCACTCTTTGTAGCAATTGGTAAGCGGTCATACAGTTTGTATTTATGGCACTATCCTGTCATCGTATTGTTACATCGTCACTTTGTGGCAGGGCAACTTCCTTATTACGTGTACATTATTGATGTCGTATTAATGTTTGTGTTTGCTGAAATATCTTATCGTTTCATTGAAAATCCTATTCGTAAAAATGGCTTCCGTGCCTTCTCATTCAAACCGAATCAAGTGTCACGCTTCATGCGTCTTGCGCTTATTCTTTTGTTGGCGGTTCCATCATTATTATTGTTAAGCGGTCAAGCCGACAACCTTGGTAAAAATCATAATACTCAAAAACAAACTTCTTTTACCAATAAGAAAACAGCGAAACCTAAAACACCCCCTGCTGATGAGAATGCAAAGCATGTTGATTCAAAACATTTAGCACCGCTTCTTATTGGAGACTCAGTAATGGTAGACATCGGTAATGTCTTCCAAAAATCTGTACCGAACGCGACCATTGACGGGAAGGTCGGTCGTCAATTATCAGAAGCCAATGCCCTACTTACCTCACAATATCGTGATTTTGCGAAGCCTAATAAAGATGTCGTGATGCAGTTGGGAACAAATGGTGCTTTTACAGAGGAACAAGTGAATCAAATTATCGGTGATTTAGGAGATGCACAAATTTATTTTGTCAATGTACGTGTGCCAAGAGATTACGAACAAAATGTTAATGATAGTTTGAAAAAAGCTGCAGATAAACATGAAAATGTTCATCTTATCGATTGGCACAAAGCCTCAAGCGGACATCCTGAATACTTTGCTTATGACGGTGTACATTTAGAATATGCAGGTCAAAAAGCATTGAGTAACCTTATTATTGACGAACTCAAAAAACAACATTCCAAAAATTAA
- a CDS encoding ketopantoate reductase family protein — translation MKKIAIAGAGAMGSRIGSQLKKAGYDVTLIDFWDEHVQAINDRGLEIQTETDTYHIDIPACKPEDAEARYDLIIILTKAMHSEVMLQTLLDRGAIYEDTAILTLMNGLGHDERFAQIIPTTQVFLAVTVWTAGLRGPGQILLEGTGRIDLQRADGENDARTEAIVEMFNHAHLNAYISDNVIQTVWEKATLNSVLNPLCTILDKTIFEFSSYPDARQQIEPIIDEIIAVAKAKGIQLNAQTLIQKIESTYPKNAQGLHYPSMHQDLYRGRLTEIDYLNGQISAYGREFGIPTPNNDMLLHLIHQLEMTHVKG, via the coding sequence ATGAAAAAAATTGCAATCGCAGGTGCCGGTGCTATGGGAAGTCGCATTGGAAGCCAACTCAAAAAAGCAGGTTATGACGTCACACTCATCGATTTCTGGGATGAACACGTTCAAGCCATCAATGACCGCGGTCTTGAAATTCAAACTGAAACTGATACATATCACATTGATATCCCAGCATGTAAACCCGAGGATGCTGAAGCGCGTTACGATTTAATCATTATCTTAACGAAAGCAATGCACTCTGAAGTAATGCTTCAAACTTTACTTGATCGGGGCGCAATTTATGAAGATACAGCTATTTTGACTTTAATGAATGGTCTCGGTCATGATGAACGCTTTGCCCAAATTATTCCTACAACGCAAGTTTTCTTAGCTGTAACAGTATGGACAGCAGGATTACGTGGCCCTGGTCAAATCTTACTAGAAGGTACTGGTCGCATCGACTTACAACGTGCTGACGGTGAAAATGATGCACGTACAGAAGCTATTGTTGAGATGTTCAATCATGCTCATTTGAATGCCTATATCAGTGATAACGTTATTCAAACGGTTTGGGAAAAAGCAACTTTAAACAGTGTCCTTAATCCACTTTGTACGATACTTGATAAGACCATCTTTGAATTCAGTTCCTACCCTGATGCACGCCAACAAATTGAACCGATCATCGATGAAATCATTGCAGTCGCAAAAGCGAAAGGGATACAACTCAACGCTCAGACCCTTATTCAAAAAATTGAAAGTACTTATCCAAAAAACGCTCAAGGACTACACTACCCTTCTATGCATCAAGATCTCTATCGCGGTCGCTTAACAGAAATCGACTACTTGAATGGGCAAATTAGTGCTTATGGCCGTGAATTCGGTATTCCTACTCCTAATAATGATATGTTGCTTCATTTGATTCACCAGCTCGAAATGACGCACGTCAAAGGATAA
- a CDS encoding fructose bisphosphate aldolase — MNKEQLNKMKNDKGFIAALDQSGGSTPKALRGYGVNEDQYNNDDEMFRLVHEMRTRIVTSPSFTSDKVIGAILFEQTMDREVEGQHTGDYLANKGIVPFLKIDKGLAEQKDGVQLMKPMPELDALLDRATEHKIFGTKMRSNILEFNKDGIDQVIDQQFEVAKQIIAKGLVPIIEPEVNIDAEDKAGIEAYLTEVIQKHLDQLNDDELVMLKLTIPTNKNQFEPLINHPNVVRVVALSGGYSREHANEVLKTNDGLIASFSRALINDLRVSQSDEEFDKILGETIDSIYDASVNKVQ, encoded by the coding sequence ATGAATAAAGAACAATTAAATAAAATGAAAAATGATAAAGGCTTTATTGCAGCTTTAGACCAAAGTGGCGGTAGTACACCTAAAGCTTTGCGTGGATATGGTGTAAATGAAGATCAATACAACAACGATGATGAAATGTTCCGTCTTGTTCATGAGATGCGTACACGCATTGTTACTTCTCCTTCTTTTACATCTGATAAAGTGATTGGTGCGATTCTTTTCGAACAAACGATGGATCGTGAAGTTGAAGGACAACATACAGGAGATTACCTTGCGAATAAAGGTATTGTTCCTTTCCTAAAAATAGATAAAGGGCTCGCTGAGCAAAAAGACGGTGTTCAATTAATGAAGCCGATGCCTGAGTTAGATGCATTATTAGATCGTGCGACTGAACATAAAATTTTCGGTACTAAAATGCGCTCTAATATTCTTGAATTTAATAAAGATGGTATTGACCAAGTAATCGATCAACAATTTGAGGTAGCAAAACAAATTATCGCAAAAGGTTTAGTGCCTATTATCGAGCCAGAAGTTAATATCGATGCTGAAGATAAAGCAGGTATTGAAGCTTACCTTACTGAAGTAATTCAAAAACATTTGGATCAACTTAATGATGATGAACTTGTAATGCTTAAGTTAACGATTCCTACAAACAAAAATCAATTTGAACCTTTAATCAATCACCCTAATGTGGTTCGTGTTGTAGCTTTATCTGGTGGTTACAGTCGCGAACATGCAAATGAAGTTTTAAAAACAAATGACGGACTTATCGCGAGCTTCTCTCGTGCGTTAATTAACGACTTACGTGTCAGTCAATCTGATGAAGAATTTGATAAAATTCTTGGAGAAACTATCGATTCTATTTATGACGCTTCAGTCAATAAAGTACAATAA